The Acinetobacter chinensis genomic sequence GATAAATTCATCTTTATCTAAAATTACTACGCCTGCTTTGTCTTTTACAGCCACGATGGATTTATCAAAATGACCTGCCGCTTGTGCAGCAGCTGCTTTACGCTGTGAATTTGCAGCAAATTCATCCACATCGGAACGCGTATAACCATCTAAAGTTGCGATAAGATCTGCGCCAATGCCTTGCGGAACGAAGTTGGATTTTAAGTTGGTTTCAGGATCTAGCGCCCACGGTCCACCATCTGAACCCATCGGGATGCGTGACATTGACTCTACGCCACCAGCAACCACAACATCTTCCCAACCTGAACGGACTTTTTGCGCTGCCATATTGACAGCTTCAAGACCTGATGCACAGAAGCGGTTGATCTGCACACCAGCAACATCATTGTCCCAACCTGCAGCAATCGCAGCAGTTTTGGCAATATCCCCACCCTGGTCTGCAATAGGCGTTACACAGCCCAGAACAATGTCGTCGACTTTAGAAGTATCTAACTGATGACGATCTTTTAATTCATTGAGTAATGTTGTGAGTAAAGTGATCGGTTTGACACTGTACAGTGAACCATCTTTTTTTCCTTTTCCGCGTGGTGTGCGAATGGCATCAATGATGTAAGCCTCGCTCATAGCTGTTCCTTTTTATGACTTTAAATTTGTTATGGTGCTTCGAGTGTACTTCATAAAGTACAGAGTTCAATGACGAGAACGGGAGAGTCGCCTGATATTTTTGGTCAGTCGCGCAAATCAGTTTCAGTCAGCAGCAGGAGGGAAACAACAGATGAATACGTATGGCTAAAAAGACTCTGTGTTGGCAGTAAAAGGCATATTTATAATAATTTTATATTCTGCAAATAAAAACAAGCCCGGTCATTGTGGCAGGGCTTGTTTTTATAATACTGGAAACAGCTAGATTAATGATAGCCATGTAACTGACGGTACAGTCCTGGTGTAACTCCGGTCCATTTTTTAAATGCACGGTGGAATGTACTGGTTTCACTGAAACCAACCTGCTGTGCCACATCTTCAAGGGTCAATCCTGGATTGAGCAACAGGTGAATGGCTGCATCACGGCGCAAAGCATCTTTCACGCCCTGGTAGCTTTTTCCTTCAGCTGCAAGACGGCGACGCAGTGTCTGTGGTGACAGATACAGCATGGATGCCACATCATTCAGTGTTGGCATTTCCTCACCAATCTGACTCTTCAGTACATCACGGATACGTGAGGTCAGGGAGTTGGTATTTTTAAATTTAACCAGTAACTGAGCAGGTGCAGCTTTCAGGAATTCTTCCAGTGCGGCTTCATCCTGACGGATCGGTAAATCCAGATAATCCGCTGCAAAGGTAATTTCTGTACGGGGAGCATCAAACTGCATCACGGGTGCAAAAAACAGTGCATCATATTCTTCTGCATGATTTGGGCGAGGGTAACCGAAGTGTACACGCTCAAGTGGCAGGCGGCGTTCAATCAGCCATGAGGCAAGACCATGCCAGATCATGAGCATACTTTCAG encodes the following:
- a CDS encoding AraC family transcriptional regulator, coding for MSRDTISIHFVNAALTGVKRLGMDVETLLSHVGIEAELLRQPKARISPEQYTRFIKMLWMVTQDEHVGFDIQPRRLGTFAIMCQLIIHAKTLGDALELSSQFYKLFGDEWSVSLERDKHEARLVPLIPKSMDPDHFITESMLMIWHGLASWLIERRLPLERVHFGYPRPNHAEEYDALFFAPVMQFDAPRTEITFAADYLDLPIRQDEAALEEFLKAAPAQLLVKFKNTNSLTSRIRDVLKSQIGEEMPTLNDVASMLYLSPQTLRRRLAAEGKSYQGVKDALRRDAAIHLLLNPGLTLEDVAQQVGFSETSTFHRAFKKWTGVTPGLYRQLHGYH
- a CDS encoding acetyl-CoA C-acetyltransferase, whose protein sequence is MSEAYIIDAIRTPRGKGKKDGSLYSVKPITLLTTLLNELKDRHQLDTSKVDDIVLGCVTPIADQGGDIAKTAAIAAGWDNDVAGVQINRFCASGLEAVNMAAQKVRSGWEDVVVAGGVESMSRIPMGSDGGPWALDPETNLKSNFVPQGIGADLIATLDGYTRSDVDEFAANSQRKAAAAQAAGHFDKSIVAVKDKAGVVILDKDEFIKPTTTAEGLAKLNPSFEMMGGMGFDAVALQQYPEAQKINHVHHAGNSSGIVDGAAVVLLASEKAVKEQGLKPRAKVLATALVGTDPTIMLTGPAPAARKALAKAGLSIDDIDLFEVNEAFASVVMRFINELNVPVEKVNVNGGSIAMGHPLGATGAMILGTLLDELERQGKKRGLATLCVGGGMGIATIIELV